ATCAAATTTGAAGGGAGAGTCCCATGCGTCGTTCGGTCATGATGAGTTTGACTGTGCTTGCCTTCGTCGTCTCCGCTTTCCTGATGCCCGGCTGCAAAGGCCCCTCAAAACGAATTTCCTTCCAGGCGGCCCAGCGGTTTGCACCGCAAACCACAGATACCTACGAAGTCACAATGACCACCACCAAGGACTTCAAGTTTGAGCAGCCCGCTTTGGATAAGCTGCGTCAGGAGGAAACCACCACCTCCGTCCGAATGACGTTCGAACAGCGGATTGAGAAGGTGGACGAAACCGGCGCCGCAGAAGCTGTTATTACCATTCGGGACTTGGCCTGCCGCGTCGTGAAACAGAATGAAGTGCAGATTAATTTCGACAGCCGACGGCAGGAAGACCAGTCCAATCCGCTGGCCAAACTGCTGGGGCAATCCTATACGGTTCGGCTGACCCCCGACGGCAAGGCCGAAGCCCTCGATGTGAGCACCGTCAAGACGGCCGACATCCCCGGGCAGGAAGGCCGTCTGGCTTCCCGGCTTTTTGCCAAAGAAGAGGTTGCCAAGCGGCATGAAATCCTCTCGCTTCCGGATGCAGGCACCCCCGTCAAGGTCGGCACCTCCTGGGAACGCACGGTCCCATCGCCGCAGGGGCTGCTCTCCAGCAAAAACTTCCGCAAAGTCTATACTATCAAAAATGTGGAACAGACGGACAACGGAAAGGTTGCCGCCATTGAAATGAACGCCTCCGAAAGCGCCGCCGCTCCTGATGCCGCCGGCCAGGGCAGCATGGGCATCTTCGCCAAAATGCTCGACAATGAAATTCAGTACACCGGAAAAATGACGATGAACCTGGACAGCGGAAAAGTTCTCGAATACGGCGAAACTCTGATCAGCACCTACACCGCTCAGGAAATGAATCCGAAGGCCAAGCCCGAACAGGGACCGGATACCCTGGTGATTCGCTTTATCCAGAGCATCGAACGAAAACTTATCCAGTAATCTTTGGCCGCCGAAATGAACCTCTTGTCCTCCATCAGACCAATCAGCCGGGCGGCACGGGGAGTTGTCTGTCTGACCGCCGGTCTTCTCTGCGGATGCGGAACCCTTCCGAAGGGGGAGTATATGGCGCTGGATTTCGAGGCATCCCCCTCTGTCCGCTACCGGTTTGTCTCTTCCCGGGAAGTCCGAATTGAGCTGACCAGCAGCTCCGCCGGCAAAAAAGAAGACTCTAAGCTGGCCAATGAGTCGATTGAAATGGTCTTTGGCATCCGGCCGCTGGAGGCAAACCCCTACGGCCTTTCAACTGTGGAGTTTACCTGTGAATCCGTAGAGACCAAACGAACCACCTTTTCAGGAAAACCGGCCCCCGCCGATGCGATGCAGCATCTTCGTGGACGAACCTACACGCTGCAGGTCAGCCCGACCGGGCAGATTGAACTGACCGATTCCTTCCGGAACCTGCTTCGCGAAATCGGCCAAAAGAGTTTTGTTGAAAAGGGGGATTCCGCCCAGCGCATCAAAGACCCCGATATGATTCTGGACTGGCTGTTCTTCCAGTACACGCTGTGGGACCTGACGGCCTCCAATCCCAAGCCGCTTCGGGGCATCGCCCCCGGCTCCAGCTGGCAGAGCGAACAGTTCCTGCCCTGGCCTGTTCCGATTCAGAACCTGCCCAGCCGCATCATCACCTACACCGTCGAGAACATCGAAGACCGGCAGGGAGCAAAACTGGCTTCGGTCAGCACACGCTACCAGCTTCGCGAAAAGCCGCTGCTGAATTTCCCCCTGCCGTATGAAGGCAGCTATCAGATTCGCGGCTCGCTGTTTTCCGTTCTTCGCAGTTATCGCCACGAATCCCTGGAAGGCACAGGTCAGCTGGTTTTCAATCTCACGGACGGCCGGCTCGAATCCGCACAGGATGACTACACGCTTATTACGGCCGCAGACTTCATTCTCCCGCTGGGAGACAGTCTGCCGAAACTGACGGTTCGCCAGCATATCCGAATCGAACGTCTTTCAGACGACAACCCGCAAAACACGGCACAGACGGAAAAAAATGGCAGCGGACAGTAAGAACCTCTGGGCCCCGTGGCGGATGCCCTACATTCAGGGCCTGCCCGAAAAAAGCCCCTGTTTTCTGTGCGACTATATCCGCACCCCGCAGCAGGACCGGGACAATCTGGTTCTGTGGCGAACCGGGCGATGCATCGTCGTCTTTAACCGCTTTCCCTACAACAACGGCCATCTGCTGATTGCCCCCCTGCGGCACATCGCGACGCTGGAGGAGGCGAACAACGATGAACTGCTCGAGATGATGAAACTGATTCGTGAAAGCCAGAAGGTGCTCTCGCTGGCGATTCATCCACACGGCTTCAATATCGGAATGAACTTCGGACGCTGTGCCGGAGCGGGGCTGCCGGAGCATATGCATATCCATATCGTCCCCCGCTGGGACGGAGACACCAATTTTATGTCCGTCTGCAGCTCCACGAAGGTCATCAGCCAGAGCCTGTCCGAACTGTATGAGGAACTGACCCGCCTGTCGCGGGACCATCATCTGCCGAATCTGTAAATGAGAACGCCGCCTGCACCGTATGCCGTCACGCCGCAAAACAGCCGCGGACGCCGGGTTCCGCAGCCGCCCCACCCCTACCGCGGCCCCTTCGAGCGGGACCGTGACCGGATTCTCCACAGTGCGGCCTTCCGCCGGCTTGAAGGCAAAACGCAGGTCTTCATGCCCGGTGTCAACGACCATTACCGCACGCGGATGACCCACAGCATCGAGGTCGCCCAAATCGGACGCACTATCGCCCGGGCCCTCGGCCTGAACGAGGATTTGACCGAGGCGGTCTGTCTGGCTCACGACATCGGCCACAGCCCCTTCGGCCACACCGGCGAGCGGGTCTTAAATGAACGAATGGCCTCCTTCGGCGGCTTTGAACACAATCGCCAGGCCCTGCGGATTGTTGATTTTCTCGAAACCCCCTATCCGGACTTTCGGGGACTGAATCTGATGTATGAAACCCGCCAGTCCCTCGCGGGCCATCAGGGGCCGTATGACCACGGCGTCTGTGCGGAATTTCCCGAACCGGTCTGCTGTCTGGAGGGGCAGACAGCCAATCTGGCCGACCGCATCGCCTACAACTGCCACGACCTGGAAGACGGCATCCGCGCCCGGCTGATCGAAGAAGAGCAGGCCTGCCGCTGTGCCCTGTTCCGAGACGCACAGGAGCAAATCCGGGCCGAGACAATCGACGATTTTGTCATCCGGCGAACCCGCACCGCTAAGGCCATTCTGGACCGGCTTGTCGGAGATGTGATTGAAACCAGCCGCCGGGCCCTTCA
The Anaerohalosphaeraceae bacterium genome window above contains:
- a CDS encoding HIT domain-containing protein, with translation MAADSKNLWAPWRMPYIQGLPEKSPCFLCDYIRTPQQDRDNLVLWRTGRCIVVFNRFPYNNGHLLIAPLRHIATLEEANNDELLEMMKLIRESQKVLSLAIHPHGFNIGMNFGRCAGAGLPEHMHIHIVPRWDGDTNFMSVCSSTKVISQSLSELYEELTRLSRDHHLPNL
- the dgt gene encoding dNTP triphosphohydrolase, whose protein sequence is MRTPPAPYAVTPQNSRGRRVPQPPHPYRGPFERDRDRILHSAAFRRLEGKTQVFMPGVNDHYRTRMTHSIEVAQIGRTIARALGLNEDLTEAVCLAHDIGHSPFGHTGERVLNERMASFGGFEHNRQALRIVDFLETPYPDFRGLNLMYETRQSLAGHQGPYDHGVCAEFPEPVCCLEGQTANLADRIAYNCHDLEDGIRARLIEEEQACRCALFRDAQEQIRAETIDDFVIRRTRTAKAILDRLVGDVIETSRRALQEARIGSLEEVYQYGQPLIQLRKSTQAQLEELEDFLMRRLYSHPHLKAVDSQIEQWLNDLFDRLCGQPEQMPRYFRNLIESEGLQRTVCDYIAGMTDRYALSLLEKV